The Rhopalosiphum maidis isolate BTI-1 chromosome 1, ASM367621v3, whole genome shotgun sequence genome has a segment encoding these proteins:
- the LOC113548234 gene encoding LOW QUALITY PROTEIN: bromodomain-containing protein 4 (The sequence of the model RefSeq protein was modified relative to this genomic sequence to represent the inferred CDS: deleted 2 bases in 1 codon), with the protein MDLTYLVVAVFGMCVLRPCSSLPAAAAAAAPTPTPSPPSLQVAAAEPAGRNDKRSRSLFQSPPQAPHQYHLHAGGAVDLYDDVMNDLPYYLQHQQHQHQQQFLQEPTGEDDLRTIDGDDDDNAVGQDMTRLSSRARPAKPDSPMYFIRLPPQPYMYVPGYGYVSQPTRLKPPPFTQRPHSPFLNLPLSYVSNAKPVGIYTLPQQHHGQQHQQQQQQLSVRPPKPNRRPQPSTTPPPPPPTPPPQQQHQPDSPIYNLDKGPYVFNGRPTDVFLLQSAYDNLYSEVLQNIYP; encoded by the exons ATGGATCTCACATACTTGGTCGTCGCCGTATTCGGAATGTGCGTCTTGCGGCCATGCAGTTCGCTGCCTGCTgcagccgccgccgctgcTCCTACGCCTACCCCGTCACCGCCGTCGCTGCAGGTCGCCGCCGCCGAACCGGCCGGCCGCAATGACAAAAGGTCCAGGTCGCTGTTCCAGTCGCCGCCGCAGGCTCCGCATCAGTACCATCTCCACGCCGGCGGTGCGGTCGATCTGTACGACGACGTGATGAACGACTTGCCGTATTACTTGCAACACCAACAGCACCAGCACCAGCAACAGTTCTTGCAGGAACCCACCGGCGAGGACGACCTGAGGACCAtcgacggcgacgacgacgacaacgccGTCGGTCAGGACATGACGCGGCTGTCGAGCAGGGCGCGACCCGCCAAGCCCGACTCGCCCATGTACTTTATCCGGTTACCGCCGCAACCGTACATGTACGTGCCCGGTTACGGTTACGTCAGTCAACCGACCCGGTTGAAACCGCCGCCGTTCACGCAGCGGCCACACTCGCCGTTCCTCAACCTGCCGCTGAGCTACGTGTCCAACGCCAAGCCCGTGGGAATCTATACGCTGCCGCAACAGCACCACGGCCAGCAACaccaacagcagcagcagcaattGTCGGTCAGACCGCCGAAACCGAACAGACGGCCACAACCGTCGACCACGCCGCCGCCTCCGCCgccgacgccgccgccgcagcaA CAACACCAACCGGATTCGCCGATCTACAACCTGGACAAAGGCCCGTACGTGTTCAACGGCCGTCCGACCGACGTGTTCCTGTTACAGAGCGCGTACGACAACTTGTACTCCGAAGTGTTGCAAAACATTTACCCGTAA